In Paenibacillus sp. FSL M7-0420, a single genomic region encodes these proteins:
- a CDS encoding N-acetyltransferase, translated as MLVKTDHFQKASPAGEQQVICRNATVEDVEPLYLMIEEYARQGIMLPRSRQALTRQIDQFVIAEIGGKFVGCGSLFRLGSDLVEVRSIGLNDAGKGKGVGTMILEKLVEEARRQRIPKIMALTYAVDFFLKNGFDVVQKEIFPEKVWTDCVNCKKQHACDEIAVLKRLD; from the coding sequence GTGCTTGTCAAAACGGATCATTTCCAAAAGGCTTCTCCAGCAGGAGAGCAGCAAGTGATATGCAGAAATGCTACGGTGGAGGATGTAGAGCCGCTGTATCTGATGATAGAGGAGTATGCCAGGCAGGGGATTATGCTGCCCCGTTCAAGGCAAGCACTGACCCGCCAGATCGACCAGTTCGTGATCGCCGAGATCGGCGGCAAGTTTGTCGGCTGCGGTTCCTTGTTCCGGCTAGGAAGTGATCTTGTGGAGGTCCGTTCGATTGGCTTGAATGATGCAGGTAAGGGCAAAGGTGTAGGCACGATGATTCTGGAAAAGCTGGTTGAAGAAGCGAGACGCCAGCGGATCCCGAAGATTATGGCACTGACCTATGCCGTGGACTTCTTCCTTAAGAACGGCTTCGATGTAGTGCAGAAGGAGATTTTCCCCGAGAAGGTCTGGACCGATTGTGTGAACTGCAAGAAGCAGCATGCCTGCGATGAGATCGCCGTGCTGAAGAGACTGGACTAA
- the dnaK gene encoding molecular chaperone DnaK, which translates to MSKVIGIDLGTTNSCVAVMEGGEAVVIPNPEGARTTPSVVGFKKDGERIVGETAKRQAITNPDRTIASIKRHMGTGHKESIDGKDYSAQEISAMILQKLKSDAEAYLGQPVTQAVITVPAYFNDSQRQATKDAGKIAGLEVLRIVNEPTAAALAYGLEKSEDHTILVYDLGGGTFDVSILELGDGFFEVKATSGDNRLGGDDFDQLVMDYLVAEFKKEQGIDLSKDKAAVQRLKDAAEKAKKELSGVLTTTVSLPFITVVDGVPQHLEINLTRAKFDELTASLVERTLGPTRQALKDAGMTPADLNRIVLVGGSTRIPAVQDAIKKLTGKEPHKGVNPDEVVALGAAVQAGVLTGDVKDVVLLDVTPLSLGIETAGGVFTKMIERNTTIPTSKSQVFSTFADSQPSVEIHVLQGEREMANGNKTLGRFMLNEIPPAPRGVPQIEVTFDIDANGIVNVSATDKGTNKSQKITITSSSGLSDAEVEQMMKDAELHAEEDRKRKELVEAKNGADQLVYSTDKVIKDLGDKVDASEIDKANEAKDKVKAALETDNLEEINAATEALNEIVQQLSVKLYEQAAQEQQGAEAGQDAAEGNAKKDNVVDADYEVVDDEKNQG; encoded by the coding sequence GTGAGTAAAGTTATCGGTATTGACTTAGGAACCACGAACTCTTGCGTTGCCGTTATGGAAGGCGGCGAAGCCGTCGTTATCCCGAATCCGGAAGGCGCGCGTACAACCCCATCGGTTGTAGGCTTCAAGAAGGACGGCGAGCGCATCGTCGGTGAAACGGCAAAACGCCAGGCCATTACGAACCCGGACCGTACCATCGCTTCCATCAAGCGCCACATGGGTACAGGCCACAAAGAAAGCATTGACGGTAAAGACTATTCTGCACAGGAAATCTCGGCAATGATTCTCCAGAAGCTGAAATCCGATGCTGAAGCCTATCTGGGCCAGCCTGTAACTCAGGCGGTTATTACAGTTCCTGCTTATTTCAATGACAGCCAGCGTCAGGCTACCAAGGATGCAGGCAAAATCGCCGGCCTTGAAGTGCTGCGTATCGTCAACGAGCCAACAGCAGCAGCTCTTGCTTACGGTCTGGAGAAATCCGAAGATCACACCATCCTGGTCTATGACCTTGGCGGCGGTACCTTCGACGTATCCATCCTTGAGCTGGGCGACGGCTTCTTTGAAGTAAAGGCTACCAGCGGTGACAACCGTCTGGGCGGAGATGATTTTGACCAACTGGTTATGGATTATCTCGTAGCTGAATTCAAGAAAGAGCAAGGCATTGACCTGAGCAAGGACAAAGCGGCTGTTCAACGTCTGAAGGATGCTGCGGAAAAAGCGAAGAAAGAGCTGTCCGGCGTACTTACAACTACAGTATCGCTTCCGTTCATCACGGTAGTTGACGGAGTGCCTCAGCACCTTGAGATCAACCTTACCCGCGCCAAGTTCGACGAGCTGACGGCAAGTCTGGTTGAGCGCACGCTGGGACCTACACGTCAAGCGCTGAAGGATGCCGGAATGACCCCTGCGGATCTGAACAGAATCGTACTGGTCGGCGGCTCCACCCGTATTCCTGCCGTACAGGATGCGATCAAGAAGCTTACCGGCAAAGAGCCTCACAAAGGCGTTAACCCGGATGAAGTAGTAGCCCTGGGTGCTGCTGTTCAAGCGGGCGTACTGACTGGCGATGTAAAAGACGTAGTTCTGCTCGACGTAACTCCGCTGTCCCTCGGTATTGAAACTGCTGGCGGCGTGTTCACGAAGATGATCGAGCGCAACACTACGATCCCTACAAGCAAATCGCAGGTGTTCTCGACCTTCGCAGACAGCCAGCCTAGCGTGGAAATCCACGTATTGCAGGGTGAACGCGAGATGGCGAACGGCAACAAGACGCTGGGACGCTTCATGCTGAATGAGATTCCACCGGCACCGCGCGGCGTACCGCAGATCGAAGTTACCTTCGACATCGATGCCAACGGTATCGTTAACGTCTCTGCTACAGATAAAGGCACCAACAAGAGCCAGAAGATCACCATCACTTCTTCCAGCGGTCTGAGCGACGCAGAAGTGGAACAGATGATGAAGGATGCCGAGCTGCACGCTGAGGAAGACCGCAAGCGTAAAGAACTGGTCGAAGCCAAGAACGGTGCTGACCAGCTCGTATACTCCACAGATAAAGTAATTAAGGATCTGGGCGACAAGGTCGATGCTTCCGAGATCGATAAAGCGAATGAAGCTAAGGACAAAGTGAAGGCTGCCCTTGAAACTGACAACCTGGAAGAAATCAATGCCGCTACAGAGGCGCTCAATGAGATTGTGCAGCAGTTGTCCGTGAAGCTGTATGAGCAGGCTGCGCAGGAGCAGCAGGGCGCTGAAGCGGGTCAGGATGCTGCTGAAGGCAATGCCAAGAAGGATAACGTGGTAGATGCGGATTACGAAGTGGTTGACGATGAGAAGAATCAAGGGTAA
- the grpE gene encoding nucleotide exchange factor GrpE — translation MKEEEVQEMNEKNDPSVNDNHAAEEADTTEGSGAFTAEEASEAASGNEEYRKLQELADEHQARTLRVQADFDNFRRRTQKEKEELAQYATSKLVTELLPVMDNFERALATPAAGADAEAFIKGVNMIFRQLEGVLKTEGLTAMEVVGQPFNPEYHQAIMQVESEEYEEGIVTEEVQKGYLLKDKVLRPAMVKVSM, via the coding sequence TTGAAAGAGGAAGAGGTTCAGGAAATGAATGAGAAGAATGATCCCTCGGTGAATGATAATCACGCCGCTGAAGAGGCAGATACTACAGAAGGCAGCGGCGCATTCACGGCTGAAGAGGCCAGCGAGGCGGCTTCAGGCAATGAGGAGTACAGAAAGCTGCAGGAGCTGGCAGATGAGCATCAGGCGCGCACCTTGCGTGTGCAGGCTGATTTCGATAACTTCCGCCGCCGGACCCAGAAAGAAAAGGAAGAGCTGGCGCAGTACGCAACGTCTAAGCTTGTAACCGAGCTGCTTCCGGTAATGGATAACTTTGAACGCGCACTGGCGACTCCTGCAGCAGGTGCAGACGCTGAAGCGTTCATCAAAGGCGTGAATATGATTTTCCGGCAGCTGGAGGGAGTCCTTAAGACTGAAGGACTTACAGCCATGGAAGTGGTAGGACAGCCTTTTAACCCTGAATATCATCAGGCGATCATGCAGGTGGAGAGCGAGGAGTACGAGGAAGGCATCGTGACGGAAGAGGTCCAGAAGGGCTATCTCCTGAAGGATAAGGTTCTTCGTCCGGCCATGGTCAAAGTCAGCATGTAG
- the dnaJ gene encoding molecular chaperone DnaJ has protein sequence MADKRDYYEVLGLGRDASEDEVKKAYRKLARQYHPDVNKASDAEAKFKEVKEAYDVLSDGQQRARYDQYGHIDPNQGMGGGFGGGGGDFGGLGDIFDMFFGGGGGRRDPNAPQRGGDLQYTMTIEFKEAVFGKETDITIPRTETCDTCFGSGAKPGTKPETCSVCHGSGQQEFVQNTPLGQMRNRRPCSNCSGTGKIIKEKCTTCAGQGKVKRQRKIHVRIPAGVDDGAQLRMTGEGEGGTRGGPAGDLYIVIRVKNHDFFERENNDIMCEVPLTFAQAALGDEIEIPTLTEKVKLKIPAGTQTGTFFRLKGKGVPHLRGNGVGDQHVRVIVVTPSKLSEEQKDLLRQFASFNGENTHEQEQSFFDRVKRAFRGD, from the coding sequence GTGGCAGATAAACGTGATTATTATGAGGTTCTGGGCCTCGGAAGAGATGCTTCAGAAGACGAAGTGAAGAAGGCCTACCGCAAGCTGGCGCGCCAGTACCATCCCGATGTGAATAAGGCCAGTGATGCTGAGGCTAAGTTCAAAGAGGTTAAGGAAGCCTATGACGTTCTGAGCGACGGGCAACAGCGCGCGCGGTATGATCAATATGGGCATATTGACCCTAATCAGGGAATGGGCGGCGGCTTTGGCGGCGGTGGCGGAGATTTCGGCGGTCTTGGTGATATCTTCGATATGTTCTTCGGCGGCGGCGGTGGACGGCGTGATCCGAATGCCCCACAGCGCGGCGGCGACTTGCAGTATACGATGACCATTGAGTTCAAGGAAGCGGTGTTCGGCAAAGAGACCGATATTACCATTCCACGCACGGAGACCTGCGATACCTGCTTCGGCTCCGGAGCCAAGCCGGGTACGAAGCCGGAGACCTGTTCCGTCTGCCACGGCAGCGGACAGCAGGAATTCGTGCAGAATACACCGCTTGGACAGATGCGTAACCGCCGTCCCTGCTCGAATTGCAGCGGCACAGGCAAAATCATCAAAGAGAAATGCACCACCTGCGCAGGCCAGGGCAAGGTGAAGAGACAGCGCAAGATTCATGTGCGTATCCCTGCCGGTGTCGATGACGGCGCACAGCTGCGCATGACCGGTGAAGGCGAAGGCGGCACACGCGGCGGCCCGGCCGGAGATCTGTACATTGTGATCCGTGTGAAGAATCATGATTTCTTCGAGCGCGAGAACAACGATATTATGTGCGAGGTTCCCTTGACGTTCGCTCAGGCGGCACTGGGTGACGAGATTGAGATCCCAACGCTGACCGAGAAGGTGAAGCTCAAGATCCCGGCAGGCACCCAGACCGGTACCTTCTTCCGCCTCAAAGGCAAAGGAGTTCCGCATCTGCGCGGCAACGGCGTCGGCGACCAGCATGTCCGCGTCATCGTCGTCACGCCTAGCAAGCTCAGCGAAGAGCAGAAGGACCTGCTCCGCCAGTTCGCCTCCTTCAACGGAGAGAACACGCATGAGCAGGAGCAGTCGTTCTTCGACCGTGTGAAACGGGCGTTCCGGGGAGACTGA
- the hemW gene encoding radical SAM family heme chaperone HemW, with the protein MNSAMNSAQSGRPPEAVYIHIPFCTNKCFYCDFNSYVLKDQPVMDYLHALDREMELTVQHTPPGVIKTIFVGGGTPTVLKPDEMAYFLESVRRHFPQWDEQIEFSMEANPGTTDIDKLRVMKEGGVNRVSFGVQAFQNELLSGIGRIHDVNDVYRSLENARAVGLNNLSLDLMFGLPNQTVDMLRESIDKALALDLPHYSIYSLKVEENTLFHTLFNKNKLPLPNEEDELAMYLLLMSTMEAAGYTQYEISNFAKPGLESRHNITYWRNEDYYGLGAGAHGYVGRQRHMNIKGVNPYNEASRSGLPRLDSFEVSEQEAMEDFMMVGLRMREGISDAAFRSQFGKPLEAVFAKPLHKMLKAGLLEQSGDTYRLSKQGILFGNDVFGEFVGALTVV; encoded by the coding sequence ATGAACTCAGCTATGAACTCTGCACAGAGTGGCCGTCCCCCTGAGGCCGTATATATTCACATCCCGTTCTGCACCAATAAATGCTTCTATTGTGATTTCAATTCTTACGTGCTGAAGGATCAGCCGGTGATGGACTATCTCCATGCGCTTGACCGCGAGATGGAGCTGACCGTGCAGCACACGCCTCCGGGTGTGATCAAGACGATTTTTGTCGGCGGGGGTACGCCTACTGTCCTCAAGCCTGATGAGATGGCTTATTTCCTGGAATCGGTCCGCAGGCATTTCCCGCAGTGGGATGAGCAGATTGAATTCTCGATGGAGGCTAACCCCGGCACAACCGATATCGACAAGCTCAGAGTAATGAAGGAAGGCGGCGTCAACCGGGTCAGCTTCGGGGTGCAGGCGTTCCAGAATGAGCTGCTGAGCGGAATCGGCCGGATTCATGATGTGAATGACGTATACCGCAGTCTGGAGAATGCCCGTGCGGTCGGGCTTAATAACCTGTCGCTGGATCTGATGTTCGGCTTGCCGAACCAGACGGTGGATATGCTCAGAGAGAGTATCGACAAGGCGCTGGCGCTGGATCTTCCCCATTATTCCATCTACAGTCTGAAGGTGGAGGAGAATACGCTGTTTCACACCCTGTTCAACAAGAACAAGCTTCCGCTGCCGAATGAAGAGGATGAGCTGGCGATGTATCTGCTGCTGATGTCCACTATGGAGGCCGCAGGTTATACGCAGTATGAGATCAGTAATTTTGCCAAGCCGGGGCTGGAGAGCCGCCACAATATAACGTACTGGCGCAACGAGGATTATTACGGTCTGGGCGCAGGGGCGCATGGATATGTGGGCCGGCAGCGGCACATGAATATCAAGGGCGTGAACCCGTATAACGAGGCTTCGCGCAGCGGGCTGCCGCGTCTGGACAGCTTTGAGGTCTCCGAGCAGGAGGCGATGGAGGATTTCATGATGGTCGGCCTGCGGATGCGCGAAGGGATTTCGGATGCGGCGTTCCGCTCACAATTCGGAAAGCCGCTGGAGGCTGTTTTTGCAAAACCGCTGCATAAAATGCTGAAGGCCGGGCTGCTGGAGCAGTCGGGGGACACCTATCGCCTGAGCAAGCAGGGAATCCTGTTTGGCAACGATGTTTTCGGGGAATTTGTCGGTGCTTTGACAGTGGTTTAA
- a CDS encoding stage II sporulation protein P — translation MNRKWFQLWNIGRLRGRLMDILSLGRTMLLLAGGSLVLFMLLGAGGLAGQKLNSSPIPSMKGLAASLSSGFFMELLGMEVPHLPKGEEPSAFSGDKVTSFVFRLLTSVDPGDPKSLVSREMPGLAADDPFLLRQGSGGSTGAPADYHPGGDELATGEDPGAGGDPGALPDSGNGTEAGNGHDSPGEGVAEPEASPVPDPSGTEPDEGYSGSGDAENGTGDTSVKRILVYHSHPREAYNPLLGAQSDNPSSAVPSKNVMLVGSYIAKRLEERGIGTVHAQEDYATEVPGYNWNFSYKYSRMTVKSAMASNQNMSELIDIHRDSQRHGKTTALINGKNYAQVYFILGHANKNWKQNEAFANKIHQLLEKNYPGISRGIWGKSSGNGNNGEYNQTLSPNSVLIEVGGIDNSADELKRTADILADAIADVYWSSRDAEKAAAPDQGSTQSGGTGAETSTGS, via the coding sequence ATGAACAGAAAATGGTTTCAGCTATGGAATATAGGGCGGCTGCGCGGACGGCTGATGGATATTCTGTCGCTGGGAAGGACGATGCTGCTGCTGGCCGGAGGTTCGCTTGTGTTGTTCATGCTGCTTGGAGCCGGCGGATTGGCCGGGCAGAAGCTGAATTCTTCGCCCATTCCTTCCATGAAAGGTCTGGCGGCCTCGCTCTCCAGCGGATTCTTCATGGAGCTGCTGGGCATGGAGGTTCCCCATCTGCCGAAGGGCGAGGAGCCTTCGGCCTTCTCCGGGGACAAGGTGACCTCCTTCGTATTCCGGCTGCTTACCAGTGTTGATCCAGGTGATCCCAAGAGTCTGGTCTCGCGTGAGATGCCAGGACTTGCTGCCGATGATCCCTTCCTGCTGCGGCAAGGCTCAGGGGGGAGTACAGGGGCGCCGGCCGATTATCATCCGGGGGGCGATGAACTGGCCACCGGGGAAGATCCCGGAGCAGGGGGCGATCCTGGAGCCTTGCCAGATTCAGGGAACGGTACTGAGGCTGGTAATGGCCATGACAGTCCGGGGGAAGGCGTGGCAGAGCCCGAGGCTTCGCCTGTCCCTGACCCGTCCGGTACAGAACCTGACGAGGGCTACTCCGGAAGCGGAGATGCCGAGAACGGCACAGGAGATACTTCGGTCAAGCGGATTCTCGTTTATCATTCCCATCCCCGGGAGGCCTATAATCCGCTGCTTGGCGCACAGAGCGACAATCCCAGCTCGGCAGTCCCTTCCAAGAATGTCATGCTGGTAGGCTCCTATATTGCCAAGAGGCTGGAAGAGCGGGGGATCGGAACTGTACATGCCCAGGAGGACTATGCTACAGAGGTACCGGGCTACAACTGGAACTTCTCTTATAAATATTCACGTATGACTGTGAAATCGGCCATGGCCTCCAATCAGAACATGAGTGAGCTGATTGATATCCACCGCGATTCGCAGCGGCACGGCAAAACAACAGCTTTGATTAACGGGAAAAATTATGCCCAGGTCTATTTTATTTTGGGGCATGCGAATAAAAACTGGAAACAAAACGAGGCCTTCGCCAATAAGATCCATCAGCTGCTTGAGAAAAATTATCCTGGAATTTCACGCGGGATATGGGGGAAATCGTCCGGAAACGGGAATAATGGGGAATATAACCAGACGTTGTCCCCGAACAGTGTGCTGATTGAGGTAGGCGGAATTGACAACAGCGCCGATGAGCTGAAGCGGACGGCGGATATTCTGGCGGATGCCATCGCTGATGTGTACTGGAGCAGCCGGGACGCCGAGAAGGCAGCTGCGCCAGATCAGGGCAGTACGCAATCTGGAGGCACCGGGGCAGAGACATCGACAGGTTCCTGA
- the hrcA gene encoding heat-inducible transcriptional repressor HrcA has protein sequence MLTERQRMILNAIVDDYISSAEPVGSRSISKRGDVGYSPATIRNEMADLEDLGYLEQPHTSAGRIPSHKGYRYYVDHLVPWNSAETAELGTIRAFFAEKLNATEQVIQHAAMILSNMTNYTSILLGPEVFHTSLRHFQLLPLDDKTAVAIIVTSTGQVENRTVSLPPEISVSEMEKVVNLLNSKLVNVPLYKLKSQLYSELGEEMQRHISHYEELMQVLDKALESDQDQRIYLSGATNMLTQPEFKDVDKVKTILDLLEETPTLLKMLTPASSEAGMQVRIGTENKHEAFANCSLITATYSLDGKPLGSIGILGPTRMEYARVMGILGILSRDLTAMLAHWYK, from the coding sequence ATGTTAACTGAACGCCAGAGAATGATACTGAATGCCATTGTCGATGACTATATTTCTTCCGCTGAGCCGGTGGGCTCGCGCAGTATCTCGAAACGCGGGGATGTGGGCTACAGTCCAGCCACGATCCGCAACGAAATGGCCGATCTGGAGGATCTGGGTTATCTGGAGCAACCTCATACGTCGGCAGGGAGAATCCCGTCCCATAAGGGCTACCGCTATTATGTGGATCATCTGGTACCGTGGAATTCCGCCGAAACTGCCGAACTGGGCACGATCCGCGCTTTTTTCGCCGAGAAGCTGAATGCTACAGAGCAGGTTATCCAACATGCGGCAATGATCCTGTCCAATATGACGAATTATACTTCCATCCTGCTGGGACCGGAGGTTTTTCATACTTCATTGCGCCATTTTCAGCTGCTTCCGCTCGATGACAAGACCGCTGTGGCGATTATCGTTACCAGCACCGGGCAGGTAGAGAACCGAACCGTGAGTCTTCCTCCGGAGATATCTGTCTCCGAGATGGAGAAGGTCGTGAATCTGCTGAACAGCAAGCTGGTCAATGTACCGCTCTACAAGCTGAAGAGTCAGCTCTATTCCGAGCTGGGCGAAGAAATGCAGCGCCACATCTCCCATTATGAAGAATTAATGCAGGTGCTGGATAAGGCGCTTGAGAGCGACCAAGATCAGCGGATTTACTTAAGCGGAGCCACGAATATGCTGACCCAGCCGGAGTTCAAGGACGTCGACAAGGTGAAGACGATTCTGGATCTGCTGGAGGAGACACCCACGCTGCTCAAAATGCTTACCCCGGCCAGCAGCGAAGCAGGAATGCAGGTGCGCATCGGTACAGAGAATAAGCATGAGGCTTTTGCCAACTGCAGTCTGATCACCGCCACCTATTCATTAGACGGCAAGCCGTTGGGGAGCATTGGTATCCTGGGTCCGACCCGTATGGAGTACGCACGTGTAATGGGTATTCTGGGGATTTTGTCCCGGGATTTGACAGCGATGCTGGCACACTGGTATAAGTGA
- the lepA gene encoding translation elongation factor 4, whose translation MTDVQKRQQQIRNFSIIAHIDHGKSTLADRILEYTGALSTREMQEQVLDQMDLERERGITIKLQAVRLTYRADDGQDYYLNLIDTPGHVDFTYEVSRSLAACEGALLVVDAAQGIEAQTLANVYLALDNNLEILPVLNKIDLPNADPDRVKQEIEDVIGLDASEAVLASAKAGIGIKEILEQVVKQVPAPTGSSEEPLKALIFDSHYDPYKGVIVYVRVMDGSIRAGSKIKMMATDKTFEVIEVGAFMPRMTIVPELNIGDVGFIVAGIKHVGDTRVGDTVTDAKNPTPEPLPGYRRINPMVYCGLYPIETSDYNDLREALEKLQLNDASLSFEPESSSALGFGFRCGFLGLLHMEIIQERIEREFNLPLITTAPSVIYRIKLTNGETIQIDNPSHYPEIGTIDFIEEPYVKAAIIVPNDFVGTVMELCQNKRGEFVNMEYLDSNRVTITYEIPLSEIVYDFFDQLKSGTKGYASYDYEISGYRQSNLVKMDILLNNEQVDALSFIVHRDRAYNRGRVICEKLRGIIPRQMFEVPIQASVGTKVVARETVKAMRKNVLAKCYGGDISRKRKLLEKQKEGKKRMKQVGSVEVPQEAFMAVLQIE comes from the coding sequence ATGACTGACGTTCAGAAACGACAACAACAAATTCGCAATTTCTCGATTATTGCACATATAGACCATGGCAAATCGACACTGGCTGACCGCATTCTGGAGTATACGGGTGCGCTGTCTACGCGTGAAATGCAGGAGCAGGTTCTGGATCAGATGGACCTGGAGCGCGAGCGCGGCATAACCATTAAGCTGCAGGCCGTACGTCTGACGTACCGTGCCGATGACGGACAGGATTATTATCTGAATCTGATTGACACACCGGGGCATGTCGATTTCACCTATGAGGTATCACGCAGTCTAGCTGCCTGTGAAGGCGCTCTTCTGGTAGTGGATGCAGCCCAGGGGATTGAGGCCCAGACGCTGGCCAACGTGTATCTGGCCCTGGATAACAATCTGGAGATTCTTCCGGTACTCAACAAGATCGATCTTCCGAACGCAGATCCCGACCGGGTAAAGCAGGAGATTGAAGATGTCATCGGGCTGGATGCCAGCGAAGCCGTTCTGGCTTCCGCTAAGGCAGGCATCGGCATCAAGGAGATTCTGGAGCAGGTTGTGAAGCAGGTTCCGGCGCCGACAGGCAGCTCGGAAGAACCGCTCAAGGCGCTGATCTTCGACTCCCATTATGACCCGTACAAGGGTGTTATCGTCTATGTCCGCGTAATGGACGGCAGTATCCGTGCCGGTTCCAAGATTAAAATGATGGCCACCGACAAAACCTTTGAGGTGATCGAGGTCGGAGCCTTCATGCCGCGTATGACCATTGTGCCGGAGCTGAACATCGGTGATGTCGGCTTCATTGTGGCCGGGATCAAGCATGTAGGCGACACCCGTGTCGGGGATACGGTGACGGATGCCAAGAATCCGACCCCTGAACCGCTGCCGGGCTACCGCCGGATTAATCCGATGGTCTATTGCGGTCTCTATCCGATTGAGACTTCCGATTATAATGATCTCCGTGAAGCGCTGGAGAAGCTGCAGCTGAACGACGCTTCCCTGAGTTTCGAGCCGGAGAGCTCCAGCGCCCTCGGCTTTGGCTTCCGCTGCGGCTTCCTGGGGCTGCTGCATATGGAGATTATTCAGGAGCGGATCGAACGCGAGTTCAATCTGCCGCTGATTACTACTGCGCCGAGCGTTATTTACCGTATTAAGCTGACGAACGGGGAGACCATCCAGATCGACAATCCGTCGCATTACCCGGAGATCGGGACGATTGACTTCATCGAAGAGCCGTATGTCAAAGCAGCCATTATTGTGCCTAACGACTTCGTGGGTACCGTTATGGAGCTGTGCCAGAACAAACGCGGTGAATTCGTCAACATGGAGTATCTGGACAGCAACCGTGTAACCATTACGTACGAAATTCCGTTGTCCGAGATCGTCTACGACTTCTTCGACCAGTTGAAATCCGGCACGAAGGGTTATGCCTCCTATGATTACGAGATCTCCGGTTACCGCCAGTCCAATCTCGTCAAGATGGACATCCTGCTGAACAATGAGCAGGTCGATGCACTGTCCTTCATCGTTCACCGCGACCGCGCTTATAACCGCGGCCGGGTCATCTGTGAGAAGCTGCGCGGCATTATCCCGCGCCAGATGTTCGAGGTGCCGATTCAGGCTTCCGTCGGCACGAAGGTGGTTGCGCGTGAGACCGTTAAGGCCATGCGCAAGAACGTACTCGCCAAATGCTACGGCGGCGATATTTCGCGTAAGCGGAAGCTGCTGGAGAAGCAGAAGGAAGGGAAGAAGCGCATGAAGCAGGTCGGCAGCGTCGAGGTGCCGCAGGAAGCGTTCATGGCCGTGCTTCAGATTGAGTAG
- the gpr gene encoding GPR endopeptidase, whose amino-acid sequence MELDLQLYSVRTDLAVEAKEMAERHANAPIPGVNEEVEEADGIKVTRLAVADLAGSQAIGRAIGNYVTLEVPGLRGGDTGLQQKVSTVFAREFEHFLDEIGIGRDSKVLIVGLGNWNVTPDSLGPLVVENSLITRQFYELVPDQISPGYRNVSAIAPGVLGLTGIESSEVVQGIVDRTSPDVIIAIDALASRSLERINTTIQIADIGIHPGSGIGNKRRGLTKEVLGVPCIAIGVPTVCYASTIVNNVLEMMRTHFGQMADGGAHTKEIMGLLDDISEQERLALVKEVLEPLGHDLIVTPKEIDEFIEEIANIVASGLNAALHEAVDPGNVGAYTH is encoded by the coding sequence ATGGAACTGGATCTTCAGCTGTATTCGGTACGTACGGACTTGGCAGTGGAAGCGAAGGAAATGGCAGAGCGGCACGCCAATGCGCCGATCCCGGGTGTCAATGAGGAAGTGGAAGAAGCGGACGGCATCAAGGTCACGAGACTTGCTGTAGCAGACCTTGCCGGTTCTCAGGCGATTGGACGGGCTATCGGCAATTACGTGACCCTGGAGGTGCCTGGGCTGCGCGGCGGGGACACCGGGCTGCAGCAGAAGGTCTCCACAGTGTTTGCCCGGGAATTCGAGCACTTCCTGGATGAAATCGGCATTGGCCGCGATTCCAAGGTCCTTATCGTAGGCTTGGGCAACTGGAATGTGACGCCCGACTCGCTCGGCCCGCTGGTCGTTGAGAATTCGCTGATTACCCGCCAGTTCTATGAGCTGGTGCCCGACCAGATCTCGCCCGGGTACCGGAATGTCAGTGCTATTGCTCCCGGAGTGCTCGGCCTGACGGGGATTGAATCCAGCGAAGTTGTACAGGGGATTGTGGACCGCACCAGCCCGGATGTCATTATAGCTATTGATGCGCTGGCCTCCCGTTCACTGGAGAGAATCAATACCACCATCCAGATTGCGGACATCGGCATTCATCCCGGCTCAGGGATCGGGAACAAGCGCAGAGGGCTGACCAAGGAGGTGCTGGGCGTGCCCTGCATCGCCATCGGCGTCCCAACGGTCTGCTATGCTTCCACCATCGTCAACAATGTGCTGGAGATGATGCGGACTCATTTCGGGCAGATGGCGGACGGCGGTGCTCACACCAAAGAAATTATGGGTCTCCTTGACGATATATCTGAGCAGGAGCGTCTCGCCCTGGTGAAGGAAGTGCTTGAGCCGCTGGGGCATGACCTGATTGTGACCCCTAAAGAGATCGATGAATTCATTGAAGAGATCGCCAACATTGTGGCAAGCGGACTGAATGCTGCACTCCATGAAGCGGTAGATCCGGGCAATGTCGGAGCTTACACTCACTGA